The following are encoded in a window of Polynucleobacter sp. AP-Kolm-20A-A1 genomic DNA:
- a CDS encoding ABC transporter ATP-binding protein, giving the protein MTALHLLLDVTDVSKRFGGVQALDSVGLQVPHGAIVGLIGPNGAGKTTFFNVITGLYPADSGIFLFNGKSYFPESVSEVTKSGLARTFQNIRLFGEMTVLENVMVGCHCRSNAGLFGAIFRTPSAKREEQAIREKSLALLDYVDLGDFSNMQARNLSYGHQRRLEIARALATEPKLLALDEPAAGMNATEKLELRELLLRIRADGKTILLIEHDVSLVMGICDSLTVLDYGKVIASGKPADVRVHPEVIKAYLGQGAA; this is encoded by the coding sequence ATGACGGCACTCCATCTGCTTTTAGATGTCACTGATGTATCCAAGCGCTTTGGCGGAGTACAAGCGCTTGACTCAGTAGGCCTACAAGTTCCTCATGGCGCAATCGTTGGTTTGATTGGACCCAATGGCGCTGGCAAGACAACGTTTTTTAATGTCATCACAGGTTTATACCCAGCAGATTCTGGAATCTTTTTATTTAATGGCAAGTCTTATTTTCCAGAGTCAGTTTCTGAGGTAACAAAATCAGGTTTAGCTAGAACATTTCAGAATATCCGCCTCTTTGGTGAAATGACTGTGCTTGAAAACGTCATGGTAGGTTGTCATTGCCGATCTAATGCAGGATTGTTTGGCGCTATTTTCCGTACTCCTTCCGCTAAGCGTGAAGAACAGGCTATCCGTGAAAAATCTCTAGCGCTCTTAGATTACGTTGACCTTGGCGATTTTTCTAATATGCAGGCACGCAACCTTTCCTATGGACATCAGCGCCGCCTGGAGATCGCTAGAGCTTTGGCTACGGAGCCTAAACTCTTGGCTTTAGATGAGCCGGCAGCAGGTATGAATGCTACTGAGAAGCTGGAGTTACGTGAGCTGCTGCTACGTATTCGCGCTGACGGAAAAACGATTTTGCTCATCGAGCACGATGTCAGTTTGGTTATGGGAATTTGCGATAGTCTGACTGTTTTAGATTACGGCAAGGTCATTGCTTCAGGCAAACCTGCAGATGTTCGTGTGCATCCCGAGGTGATTAAAGCCTATTTGGGTCAGGGGGCAGCATGA
- a CDS encoding branched-chain amino acid ABC transporter permease, whose protein sequence is MVLKAIRFNYLSRTSYLWLGAIALLLLPWIVGASGGNYWVRVLDFALLYIVLALGLNVVVGFAGLLDLGYIAFYALGAYSFALLASPHLPAQFESIAAAFPEGMHFSPWMVAVFSIILAALFGIILGLPTLQLRGDYLAIVTLGFGEIIRIFMNNLDRPLNLTNGPKGIAAIDPIQFFGISFAKTLDLGFIKIPGLYLVFYLFLLLAITVAIVCMHLQNSRIGRAWVAIREDEIAAKAMGINTRNMKLLAFAIGASFAGVAGVLFSAFQGFVSPESFTLWESIVVLAMVVLGGIGHIPGVILGAVLLAIFPEVLRGIAQPLQQALFGHVIVDVEIIRQLIYGLALILIMLYRPGGIWQKSGAAQ, encoded by the coding sequence ATCGTGCTTAAGGCGATTCGATTCAACTATCTCAGTAGAACAAGCTATCTATGGCTTGGCGCCATTGCGTTGCTCCTTTTGCCATGGATAGTTGGCGCAAGTGGCGGCAACTACTGGGTGAGGGTGCTCGATTTTGCTTTGCTCTACATTGTGTTGGCATTGGGCCTCAATGTTGTGGTGGGCTTCGCAGGTCTTTTGGATTTAGGTTATATCGCTTTCTATGCATTAGGCGCCTACAGTTTTGCCTTATTGGCATCACCACATTTGCCTGCTCAATTTGAAAGTATTGCTGCGGCTTTCCCGGAAGGAATGCATTTTTCACCCTGGATGGTTGCGGTCTTCTCAATTATTTTGGCTGCTTTATTTGGAATCATTTTAGGTTTGCCTACTTTGCAATTGCGCGGCGATTATTTGGCAATTGTGACTTTGGGGTTTGGTGAAATTATTCGCATCTTTATGAATAACCTAGATCGCCCTCTAAATCTCACCAATGGGCCCAAAGGAATTGCGGCGATTGATCCCATTCAATTTTTTGGGATCTCCTTTGCCAAAACCTTGGATCTGGGTTTTATCAAGATTCCTGGTTTGTATTTGGTGTTCTATTTGTTCTTGTTGCTAGCAATTACCGTTGCAATCGTTTGCATGCATTTGCAGAATTCAAGAATAGGACGCGCTTGGGTTGCAATTCGGGAGGATGAAATCGCTGCCAAAGCGATGGGTATCAATACTCGCAATATGAAATTACTTGCATTTGCTATTGGCGCTTCTTTTGCGGGTGTGGCTGGCGTGTTGTTTTCCGCCTTTCAGGGCTTTGTTTCGCCAGAGTCCTTTACGCTTTGGGAGTCGATTGTTGTATTGGCCATGGTGGTTCTCGGCGGCATTGGCCATATTCCTGGAGTTATCTTGGGTGCGGTATTGTTGGCAATTTTTCCTGAGGTCTTACGCGGTATTGCACAGCCTCTACAGCAGGCATTATTTGGGCATGTGATTGTGGACGTAGAAATTATTCGTCAATTAATTTACGGCCTAGCCTTAATTCTGATCATGCTGTATCGCCCTGGTGGTATTTGGCAAAAAAGTGGGGCGGCACAATGA
- a CDS encoding CDP-6-deoxy-delta-3,4-glucoseen reductase: MSHQVTLKTSGKQFTVNPDENLLEAALRQGINLPYGCKNGACGSCKGKILEGQVSHGQHSESALSKADETAGGILFCCAHPQSDLLIEAREVQGAGDIAIRKVPCRVNTISKPSSDVAILKLQLPAAERFQFLAGQYLEFLLKDGQRRAYSIANAPEQEGPLELHIRHLPGGLFTDFVFGAVTPALKEKDILRFEGPLGSFFLREDSKKPIIFLAAGTGFAPIKSIIEQMQIKKIERPIHLYWGGRRPNDLYMNALCESWAKEIAHFKYIPVISDALAGDHWKGRTGFVHQAVIDDHPNLKGFQVYACGAPVMVNAARNDFAAKCQLPDEEFFADSFTSAADLATS, from the coding sequence GTGTCTCATCAGGTCACGCTCAAAACGAGCGGCAAACAATTTACCGTCAATCCAGATGAGAATCTCCTGGAGGCCGCTCTCCGCCAAGGCATTAACTTACCCTATGGGTGCAAAAATGGCGCCTGCGGATCCTGTAAGGGAAAGATTTTAGAAGGTCAAGTAAGCCATGGTCAGCATAGTGAAAGCGCCCTTAGCAAAGCCGATGAGACAGCAGGCGGGATTTTATTCTGCTGCGCCCACCCGCAGTCAGACCTATTAATAGAAGCTCGCGAAGTTCAAGGGGCTGGCGATATTGCCATTCGTAAAGTACCTTGCCGCGTCAACACAATTAGCAAACCTAGCAGTGATGTTGCCATTTTAAAGTTGCAACTTCCGGCTGCTGAACGCTTCCAGTTCTTGGCTGGACAGTATCTCGAGTTTTTATTGAAGGATGGTCAGCGCCGGGCTTACTCGATTGCGAATGCCCCCGAACAAGAGGGTCCGCTTGAGTTACATATACGCCACCTGCCGGGCGGCTTATTTACTGATTTTGTTTTTGGCGCCGTTACTCCAGCTTTAAAAGAAAAAGATATCCTCCGCTTTGAAGGTCCTTTGGGTAGCTTTTTCTTAAGAGAAGATTCTAAAAAGCCCATCATCTTTTTAGCGGCAGGTACTGGCTTTGCCCCTATCAAATCCATTATTGAACAAATGCAAATCAAAAAGATTGAGCGCCCCATTCATCTTTACTGGGGTGGACGTCGTCCCAACGATCTCTATATGAATGCGCTTTGCGAGTCCTGGGCGAAAGAAATTGCACACTTCAAATACATTCCCGTCATTTCTGATGCCTTAGCTGGAGACCATTGGAAGGGGCGTACCGGGTTTGTGCATCAAGCCGTCATTGATGACCACCCCAATTTGAAGGGCTTTCAGGTCTATGCATGCGGAGCCCCAGTAATGGTTAATGCCGCTAGAAATGACTTTGCAGCCAAATGCCAGCTACCAGATGAAGAATTCTTCGCCGACTCGTTTACCAGCGCGGCGGATTTGGCTACAAGCTAA
- the ispH gene encoding 4-hydroxy-3-methylbut-2-enyl diphosphate reductase, translated as MSQLDNAEILMAQPRGFCAGVDRAINIVNEALARFGAPIYVRHEIVHNAYVVNELRDKGAVFVEELHEVPKGGIVVFSAHGVSQEVRKDAQERGLQVYDATCPLVTKVHLEVVKMCKDGFTVLMIGHAGHPEVEGTMGQVKEGVFLIEKLGDIDSLPFASDEKIAFVTQTTLSVDETREIVEALTKKFPNIVQPRKQDICYATQNRQDAVKFMAPQVEVVIVVGSATSSNSNRLRELSEKLGVPSYMVDAPEQLKPEWFAGKKRVGLTAGASAPESLAQAIVQRIQEFGPRHVRALDGVVEDVTFSLPKNLVD; from the coding sequence ATGAGCCAGCTCGATAACGCTGAAATTTTGATGGCTCAGCCCCGTGGATTTTGCGCGGGAGTGGATCGTGCTATCAATATTGTCAATGAGGCGCTTGCCCGTTTTGGCGCCCCCATTTATGTGCGACATGAGATTGTTCATAACGCTTATGTTGTCAATGAATTGCGCGATAAAGGTGCTGTATTTGTTGAAGAGTTGCATGAGGTTCCCAAGGGTGGAATCGTTGTCTTTAGCGCGCATGGTGTTTCTCAAGAAGTCCGCAAGGATGCGCAGGAGCGTGGCTTGCAGGTCTACGACGCCACGTGCCCCTTGGTAACCAAGGTTCATCTTGAGGTCGTCAAGATGTGCAAAGATGGATTTACGGTATTGATGATTGGTCACGCAGGTCATCCTGAAGTAGAGGGGACGATGGGCCAAGTGAAAGAAGGCGTCTTCTTGATTGAGAAATTGGGTGATATTGATTCCTTACCTTTCGCAAGCGATGAAAAGATCGCCTTTGTTACCCAAACAACGCTATCAGTTGACGAGACTCGAGAAATTGTTGAGGCGCTCACGAAAAAATTTCCTAATATTGTTCAGCCTCGCAAACAAGATATTTGTTATGCCACCCAAAATCGACAGGATGCTGTGAAATTTATGGCACCGCAGGTTGAGGTGGTGATTGTGGTGGGTAGTGCGACCAGCTCTAACTCCAATCGTTTGCGTGAATTATCTGAAAAGCTAGGTGTGCCTTCTTATATGGTGGACGCTCCAGAGCAGTTAAAGCCAGAATGGTTCGCTGGTAAGAAGCGCGTCGGTTTAACAGCAGGTGCTTCGGCCCCAGAAAGTTTGGCTCAAGCGATTGTTCAGCGTATCCAAGAGTTTGGCCCAAGGCATGTGCGTGCTTTGGATGGTGTTGTTGAGGATGTCACGTTTTCATTGCCTAAAAATTTAGTTGACTGA
- a CDS encoding peptidylprolyl isomerase — protein sequence MTKLTVLPNSYLTLNYRLTLPNGEDYINTFIDRPATVLMGSGQFAPCFESVLLGLEVGEKKSALLEPGESFGERKEDLVQWVSLKALKEGRDDDVEFNPGDVIEFNAPGGAQYAGVLQSINEEGAWFDFNHPLAGIPVTFEAQIVAIL from the coding sequence ATGACTAAGCTTACTGTTTTGCCTAACTCCTATTTGACTCTCAATTACCGGCTCACTTTGCCCAATGGGGAGGATTACATCAATACTTTTATCGATCGTCCTGCGACGGTTCTGATGGGCTCTGGACAATTTGCTCCTTGCTTTGAAAGTGTGTTGCTTGGTCTTGAAGTGGGTGAGAAAAAAAGTGCGCTACTTGAGCCTGGGGAAAGTTTCGGTGAGCGCAAAGAAGATTTGGTGCAATGGGTTTCCTTGAAGGCGCTCAAAGAAGGTCGTGATGACGACGTGGAATTTAATCCGGGTGATGTGATTGAATTTAACGCGCCAGGTGGCGCTCAGTATGCGGGTGTATTGCAATCGATTAATGAAGAGGGTGCGTGGTTTGACTTCAATCATCCATTGGCTGGCATACCCGTTACATTCGAAGCGCAGATTGTTGCCATTCTTTAA
- the rpmG gene encoding 50S ribosomal protein L33: MAKGGREKIKLESSAGTGHFYTTSKNKRTKPEKMEIMKFDPTIRKHVAYKETKLK; encoded by the coding sequence ATGGCTAAAGGCGGTAGAGAAAAAATCAAGTTAGAGTCATCAGCAGGTACTGGTCACTTCTACACAACTTCAAAAAACAAGCGTACTAAGCCTGAGAAAATGGAGATCATGAAATTCGATCCAACCATTCGCAAGCACGTTGCTTATAAAGAAACAAAGCTGAAGTAA
- the radC gene encoding DNA repair protein RadC — MIVSRPAPAVHSPITGWPKNEQPREKLRIYGASALSDAELLAIFLRVGVKGKSAVALAKDLLHHFGSLPRLLACSQEDLTRIHGMGLSKWSQIQAAYELVKRSLEDGLTQDPIFSSPCHVREFLQAKIGRLPHEVFLCLYLDSRLHLIECQELFRGSIRQAAVYPREILKEALARNASALIVAHNHPSGNPLPSDSDQELTKTIINALQLVDIALLDHCIVSGTGFFSFSDSGLMNIDKK; from the coding sequence GTGATTGTATCTAGGCCTGCGCCTGCTGTGCACTCTCCGATTACGGGTTGGCCAAAAAATGAGCAGCCTCGAGAAAAACTTCGCATTTATGGCGCCTCGGCACTTTCTGACGCAGAGCTGCTTGCCATCTTTCTCAGGGTGGGCGTTAAAGGCAAAAGCGCTGTAGCCCTAGCCAAAGATCTACTGCATCACTTCGGCAGTCTGCCTCGCCTATTGGCTTGTAGCCAAGAGGATCTAACGCGAATACATGGAATGGGGCTTTCTAAGTGGTCACAAATTCAAGCGGCTTATGAGTTGGTCAAACGCAGTCTTGAGGATGGCCTTACCCAAGACCCCATCTTTTCCTCGCCCTGCCATGTCAGAGAGTTTTTACAGGCAAAAATAGGACGTCTGCCTCATGAAGTATTTCTTTGCCTTTATTTAGACTCTCGACTCCACCTGATTGAGTGTCAGGAACTCTTTAGAGGGTCGATTCGACAGGCGGCGGTCTACCCCCGAGAAATCCTCAAGGAAGCCCTTGCTAGGAATGCTAGCGCCCTTATCGTGGCCCATAACCACCCCAGCGGTAACCCCCTACCAAGCGATTCAGACCAAGAACTTACTAAAACCATCATCAACGCCCTTCAGCTGGTTGATATCGCCCTTTTAGACCACTGCATTGTGAGTGGCACTGGTTTTTTCTCTTTTTCAGACTCTGGCCTTATGAATATTGACAAAAAATGA
- a CDS encoding acetylornithine transaminase has product MNKPAQAIDTHSVMFITPRPEVIMVEGKGSWLTDNNGKRYLDFLQGWAVNCLGHGNPGMIDALNAQAKKLINPSPAFYNEPMIGLSNLLTDNSCFDKVFFANSGAEANEGAIKLARKWGQLNKSGAFEIITFDHSFHGRTLATMSASGKPNWDTMFAPQVAGFPKADLNDLESVKKLVTDKTVAVMLEPVQGEGGVIPATQEFMRELRKFTKENNILLIADEVQAGCGRTGSLFAYQNYGIEPDIMTLGKGIGGGVPLAALLATDAVACFVPGDQGGTYNGNPLMTAVGMSVIEQLLAPGFLESVKAKGELLKSELLKLCVEFNLEGERGEGLLRALMLGKDIGGKLVDLARDRNPEGLLINSPRPNLLRFMPALNVSDDEIRQMCNMLRELLKEVA; this is encoded by the coding sequence ATGAATAAGCCAGCACAAGCTATCGACACCCACTCAGTGATGTTCATTACCCCACGCCCAGAAGTCATCATGGTCGAAGGTAAGGGCTCATGGTTGACCGATAACAATGGCAAACGCTACTTAGATTTCTTGCAAGGCTGGGCAGTGAATTGTTTAGGTCATGGCAACCCAGGCATGATTGACGCACTGAATGCGCAAGCAAAGAAGTTAATCAATCCAAGCCCTGCGTTCTATAACGAACCCATGATCGGCTTATCTAATCTCCTGACAGACAATAGTTGCTTTGACAAAGTCTTCTTTGCTAACAGCGGCGCCGAAGCAAATGAAGGTGCGATTAAGCTCGCACGCAAATGGGGTCAACTTAACAAGTCTGGCGCATTTGAGATCATCACGTTTGATCACAGCTTTCATGGCCGTACATTAGCCACAATGAGCGCCTCCGGAAAGCCAAACTGGGACACAATGTTTGCCCCACAAGTAGCAGGCTTCCCAAAAGCGGATTTAAATGATTTGGAATCCGTTAAAAAGCTAGTGACCGATAAGACGGTTGCAGTCATGTTGGAACCCGTTCAGGGCGAAGGCGGTGTCATTCCAGCCACTCAAGAATTTATGCGTGAGCTACGTAAGTTCACTAAAGAAAATAATATTTTGCTGATTGCCGACGAAGTGCAGGCAGGCTGCGGTCGTACAGGCAGTCTCTTTGCCTACCAAAACTACGGTATCGAGCCTGACATCATGACCCTAGGTAAAGGTATTGGTGGTGGCGTACCGCTAGCGGCGCTTCTGGCGACTGATGCGGTGGCGTGCTTCGTACCTGGCGATCAAGGCGGCACCTATAACGGCAACCCTCTCATGACTGCGGTTGGCATGAGCGTTATTGAGCAATTATTGGCACCAGGATTTTTAGAAAGCGTTAAAGCAAAAGGCGAACTTCTGAAATCAGAGTTACTTAAGCTTTGCGTTGAATTTAATCTTGAAGGTGAACGCGGCGAGGGTTTACTGCGCGCGTTGATGTTAGGTAAAGATATCGGTGGAAAACTGGTTGATCTTGCGCGCGATCGTAACCCCGAGGGATTGTTGATTAACTCTCCAAGACCAAACTTGTTGCGCTTTATGCCAGCCCTGAATGTGTCTGATGATGAAATTCGTCAGATGTGTAATATGCTGCGCGAGCTACTCAAGGAAGTGGCGTAA
- a CDS encoding branched-chain amino acid ABC transporter substrate-binding protein, translating to MKSAIALSVATLILAGCGKGGDKTAAAPADGVEVKIGHVAPLTGPIAHLGKDNENGARLAIEEINKSGLTIDGKKVVLTLVPEDDAEDPKTATQVAQKLVDAKVVGVVGHLNSGTSIPASKIYSDAGITQVSPSATNPDYTKQGFKTTYRLVATDAQQGPALANYVINTLKAKTVAIIDDSSQYGKGLADEFEKTVKAAGLKVVTREASNNKATDFKAILTKVKGSKPDVIMYGGMDATGGPLTKQAAELGIKSKVVGGDGMCTEKLAELAGEAVVNVTCSEAGMALSKMAQGADFQKRYKERFNADVQIYAPFTYDAVYVLVDSMKRANSTDSAKILAAMPDTKMNGLVGNIAFDEKGDMKEGVITLYDFKDKKKNVLDVIKM from the coding sequence ATGAAGAGCGCTATTGCATTGTCAGTGGCGACTTTGATTTTGGCGGGCTGCGGAAAAGGCGGCGATAAAACTGCTGCAGCTCCTGCAGATGGGGTTGAGGTCAAGATCGGCCACGTTGCACCGCTGACCGGTCCTATTGCCCATTTAGGCAAAGACAACGAGAACGGCGCTCGTTTGGCTATTGAAGAAATTAATAAATCCGGCTTAACCATCGACGGAAAAAAAGTAGTGCTCACTTTAGTTCCTGAGGATGATGCAGAGGATCCAAAAACTGCAACCCAAGTTGCGCAAAAATTGGTTGACGCAAAAGTTGTAGGCGTAGTGGGTCATTTAAATTCTGGCACTAGCATTCCGGCGTCAAAAATTTATAGCGATGCAGGAATTACTCAAGTATCCCCATCTGCAACTAACCCTGATTACACAAAGCAAGGTTTTAAAACTACTTATCGCTTGGTTGCCACAGACGCACAGCAAGGCCCTGCGTTAGCTAATTACGTTATCAATACATTAAAAGCTAAAACGGTCGCCATCATTGATGATTCAAGTCAGTATGGCAAAGGTTTGGCTGATGAGTTTGAAAAGACTGTTAAGGCTGCAGGTTTGAAAGTGGTTACACGTGAAGCTAGCAACAACAAGGCGACTGATTTCAAGGCGATTTTGACTAAAGTAAAAGGCAGTAAACCAGATGTCATCATGTATGGCGGGATGGATGCTACTGGCGGCCCATTAACTAAGCAGGCTGCTGAACTTGGCATTAAGTCAAAGGTAGTTGGTGGTGATGGTATGTGTACCGAGAAGCTCGCTGAGTTGGCTGGTGAGGCGGTCGTCAATGTGACTTGTTCAGAGGCTGGCATGGCGCTATCTAAGATGGCTCAAGGCGCCGACTTCCAAAAGCGTTATAAAGAGCGCTTTAACGCAGACGTTCAAATCTATGCACCGTTTACCTATGATGCAGTTTATGTACTCGTAGATTCCATGAAGCGTGCCAATTCAACTGATTCGGCAAAGATCTTGGCTGCGATGCCAGATACCAAAATGAATGGCTTGGTAGGCAATATTGCTTTTGATGAAAAAGGCGATATGAAAGAAGGTGTAATCACACTCTATGACTTCAAAGACAAAAAGAAAAACGTTCTTGATGTCATCAAGATGTAA
- the rpmB gene encoding 50S ribosomal protein L28, with amino-acid sequence MAKVCQVTGKKPMVGNNVSHANNKTKRRFLPNLQNRRFWVESENRWISLRLTNAGLRVIDKNGIDAVLSDLRARGEI; translated from the coding sequence ATGGCAAAAGTTTGCCAAGTCACTGGGAAGAAGCCGATGGTTGGCAACAATGTATCCCATGCAAACAATAAAACGAAGCGTCGCTTTTTGCCGAATTTGCAAAACCGTCGTTTCTGGGTTGAATCTGAAAACCGTTGGATTAGCTTGCGCTTAACCAATGCTGGTTTGCGCGTTATCGACAAGAACGGCATCGATGCTGTGTTGTCTGATCTTCGTGCACGTGGCGAAATTTAA
- a CDS encoding SDR family oxidoreductase — protein sequence MQSFGKPSILIIGCGDIGLRVARQLSRSHRIYALTSQQARFQELREVGAIPILGNLDHPETLWRLSGLAQTVIHLAPPQNSGNRDCRTRNLLLILAQGSNAVRRLIYISTTGVYGDHQGGRVSEVTPVNAQSERAKRRVDAEQMLRLWAPAHGVVLTILRVPGIYAADRLPIDRLHAQTPALLSEEDAYSNHIHSDDLARLVCAAVFHGKPQRVINACDGGETKMGDYFDEVADAFGLERPKRLPGNELQKLVSPMLWSFMRESRRVTNTRLHELKTPLRYPSVGHFLKTISKNP from the coding sequence ATGCAATCTTTTGGTAAACCTTCAATCCTGATTATTGGCTGCGGAGACATTGGTCTTCGGGTGGCTAGGCAGCTCTCTAGAAGTCATCGTATTTATGCGCTCACTTCTCAACAAGCTCGTTTTCAGGAGTTGAGGGAGGTTGGCGCGATCCCTATTTTGGGTAACCTGGATCATCCAGAGACCCTTTGGCGCCTCAGTGGTTTAGCTCAAACCGTCATTCATTTGGCGCCACCTCAAAACAGTGGAAATCGTGATTGCCGAACCCGCAACCTACTTCTAATTTTAGCCCAAGGCTCCAATGCTGTCAGGCGCCTGATCTATATCAGTACTACGGGCGTATACGGTGATCACCAGGGTGGAAGGGTAAGTGAGGTAACTCCGGTCAATGCCCAAAGTGAGCGCGCTAAAAGAAGAGTGGATGCGGAGCAGATGCTTCGTCTATGGGCGCCCGCCCATGGCGTTGTTTTAACGATTTTGCGCGTACCTGGAATTTATGCTGCTGACCGTTTACCAATCGATCGCCTTCATGCGCAAACACCTGCTTTGCTATCCGAAGAAGATGCCTACTCCAATCACATTCATAGTGATGATTTAGCTAGACTGGTTTGCGCGGCGGTTTTTCACGGCAAACCCCAGCGCGTTATTAATGCCTGTGATGGAGGTGAAACCAAAATGGGTGATTACTTTGACGAAGTAGCTGATGCATTTGGGTTGGAAAGACCGAAACGCTTACCTGGCAACGAGTTGCAGAAGCTAGTGAGTCCAATGCTGTGGTCATTTATGCGCGAGTCACGCAGAGTCACTAACACCCGCTTGCATGAACTCAAAACGCCGCTACGCTATCCGAGCGTAGGACATTTTCTGAAAACTATTTCCAAGAATCCTTAA
- a CDS encoding ABC transporter ATP-binding protein yields MTNALLRVKGLQVSYGGINAVKGIDLQVNHGELVALIGANGAGKSSTLKAIAGLLNPSAGDIHFANRETKKLPAYELVQLGLGMVPEGRGVFKRMTILENLQMGAYLKTDAKEIERKLEEVYSYFPRLKERLSQLAGTLSGGEQQMVAMGRAMMAQPKLLLLDEPSMGLSPIMVETIFDVVRSLSSSGMTILLVEQNARLALQMANRAYVMESGLITLSGSGEELLEDSRVRTAYLGE; encoded by the coding sequence ATGACAAATGCATTGCTCCGAGTAAAGGGTCTTCAAGTGTCTTATGGCGGCATTAATGCCGTTAAGGGTATTGATCTGCAAGTCAATCATGGTGAGTTGGTTGCCCTAATTGGCGCCAATGGTGCCGGGAAGAGTTCAACTCTTAAAGCAATTGCTGGATTGCTAAATCCTTCTGCCGGCGATATTCATTTTGCAAATCGTGAAACCAAGAAGCTGCCCGCATATGAATTAGTTCAGCTCGGCTTGGGCATGGTTCCGGAGGGCCGTGGCGTGTTTAAGCGCATGACCATTTTGGAAAATCTCCAAATGGGCGCTTACTTAAAAACAGACGCTAAGGAGATTGAGCGCAAGCTTGAAGAGGTGTACTCGTACTTCCCTAGACTCAAAGAGCGCTTATCTCAATTGGCTGGGACCTTATCTGGTGGCGAGCAGCAAATGGTTGCTATGGGTAGGGCAATGATGGCGCAGCCCAAATTGTTACTTCTGGATGAGCCTTCAATGGGCTTATCTCCCATCATGGTCGAAACCATTTTTGATGTAGTGCGGAGTTTGTCGTCGAGCGGTATGACGATTCTGTTGGTTGAGCAAAATGCCCGCCTTGCATTGCAGATGGCCAATCGGGCCTACGTCATGGAGAGTGGCTTAATTACCCTGAGTGGGTCAGGTGAGGAGTTGCTCGAAGACTCAAGGGTGAGAACTGCCTACCTTGGTGAATAA
- a CDS encoding branched-chain amino acid ABC transporter permease, translated as MDILLQQIINGLVLGSIYALIALGYTMVYGVLGIINFAHGEVLMIGAMVSLSLLRLILSLTSDLPGWLTLLIVLPVTMAVCAGLSYWIERIAYRPLRNAPRLAPLISAIGMSILLQTIAMMIWSRNPMTYPQLLPSSPIDLWGSGATITGKEIVIIVVALVVMSGLLFLVEKTKLGRAMRATAEQTQIAALMGVNPNRVISITFMLGGALAGLAGVMIASNYGNVHFYMGFIPGLKAFTAAVLGGIGNLQGAMLGGLLLGLIESLGAGYIGELTGGVFGSNYQDIFAFLVLILVLVLRPTGLLGEKVSDRA; from the coding sequence ATGGATATCCTTCTACAGCAAATTATTAATGGCTTAGTGCTCGGTAGCATTTACGCCTTAATTGCTTTGGGCTACACCATGGTTTACGGGGTTTTAGGCATTATTAACTTTGCACATGGCGAAGTGCTGATGATCGGCGCAATGGTGTCATTGTCATTGCTACGTTTAATTTTGAGTCTGACCAGCGACTTACCTGGCTGGTTGACCTTGTTGATTGTCTTACCTGTCACTATGGCCGTATGTGCGGGCTTGAGCTATTGGATTGAGCGCATCGCTTACCGCCCGTTGCGCAATGCGCCTCGCCTGGCCCCTCTAATTTCAGCAATCGGCATGTCTATTTTGTTGCAGACGATTGCCATGATGATTTGGTCGCGTAATCCAATGACCTATCCACAATTGCTGCCATCCAGTCCGATTGATTTATGGGGTAGTGGCGCAACAATTACCGGTAAAGAAATTGTGATCATCGTGGTTGCTTTGGTAGTGATGTCAGGTTTGTTGTTCTTGGTAGAGAAAACAAAACTGGGCAGAGCAATGCGTGCGACTGCTGAGCAAACTCAAATTGCTGCGCTGATGGGGGTCAATCCCAATCGCGTTATCTCAATTACCTTCATGTTGGGTGGCGCATTAGCTGGCTTAGCTGGTGTCATGATTGCAAGCAATTATGGCAATGTGCATTTCTATATGGGTTTTATCCCTGGGCTAAAAGCATTTACTGCAGCCGTTCTTGGTGGTATTGGAAATTTACAGGGCGCCATGTTGGGCGGCCTTCTCTTGGGCTTAATTGAGTCATTGGGCGCTGGTTACATTGGCGAACTGACTGGTGGGGTGTTTGGCTCAAACTACCAAGACATCTTTGCCTTTTTAGTATTAATTTTGGTATTGGTCTTAAGGCCAACCGGACTATTAGGTGAGAAGGTTTCTGATCGTGCTTAA